Proteins co-encoded in one Desulfovibrio sp. Huiquan2017 genomic window:
- a CDS encoding rhomboid family intramembrane serine protease: protein MIPIRDNVPRVTRPYAVAVIIAVNALAFLFVFSLPPEARTRVFYLFGVVPARFFEPDWAVWAGYPDTLGLPFLTYMFLHGGWLHIILNMWMLWIFGDNIEDVTGHGWFVLFYVLCGLAAVATHMAFERTSIMPVVGASGAIAGVMGAYIVLYPHGRVLTLIPVFFFPFFFRIPASLFLGFWFAMQILSGLSSTAQSSQNVAWWAHVGGFLTGIVLIRWFRRPGHCRYCYNPGTKDYDPEEPGPPAA from the coding sequence GTGATTCCCATCCGCGACAATGTACCGCGCGTGACCCGGCCCTATGCCGTGGCGGTCATCATTGCGGTCAATGCCCTGGCCTTTCTCTTCGTGTTCAGCCTGCCGCCCGAGGCCCGGACCCGGGTGTTCTATCTCTTCGGGGTGGTCCCGGCGCGATTTTTCGAGCCGGACTGGGCGGTCTGGGCGGGCTATCCCGACACCCTGGGATTGCCGTTCCTGACCTACATGTTTCTGCACGGGGGCTGGCTGCACATCATCCTGAACATGTGGATGCTCTGGATATTCGGGGACAACATCGAGGACGTCACCGGGCACGGCTGGTTCGTGCTCTTCTATGTCCTCTGCGGGCTGGCCGCCGTGGCCACGCACATGGCCTTCGAGCGGACGTCGATCATGCCGGTGGTCGGGGCGTCCGGGGCCATCGCCGGGGTCATGGGCGCGTACATCGTGCTCTATCCCCACGGACGGGTCCTGACCCTGATTCCGGTCTTCTTCTTTCCCTTTTTCTTCCGCATCCCGGCGTCCCTGTTCCTGGGATTTTGGTTCGCCATGCAGATCCTTTCCGGCCTGTCTTCCACGGCCCAGAGTTCGCAGAACGTGGCCTGGTGGGCCCATGTGGGCGGTTTCCTTACCGGGATTGTGCTGATCCGCTGGTTCCGCAGGCCCGGGCACTGCCGCTACTGCTATAATCCGGGGACCAAGGACTACGACCCCGAGGAGCCGGGGCCGCCTGCCGCGTGA
- a CDS encoding nicotinate-nucleotide adenylyltransferase, with product MHPLGFIHGRFQILHNDHLAYLLAGKRRCDRLIVGVTNPDAATTRTEATDPKRSSRENNPLSFEERKAMIEAALMEAGVDRHAFSVIPFPINCPELLEPCAPRDAVYFLTIYDDWGREKLKRFRELGLATEVMWERPEREKGISGTDVRAAIRDGLEWRHLVPPAVAALVDRWHLAERLRQR from the coding sequence ATGCACCCCCTCGGCTTCATCCACGGACGATTCCAGATCCTGCACAACGACCACCTGGCCTACCTGCTGGCGGGCAAGCGGCGGTGCGACAGGCTGATCGTCGGCGTGACCAACCCGGACGCGGCCACCACCCGCACGGAGGCCACCGACCCGAAACGGTCCAGCCGGGAGAACAACCCTCTCTCCTTCGAGGAACGCAAGGCCATGATCGAAGCCGCCCTGATGGAGGCCGGGGTGGACCGGCACGCCTTCTCCGTGATCCCCTTCCCCATCAACTGCCCGGAACTGCTCGAACCATGCGCCCCGCGCGATGCGGTCTACTTTCTGACCATCTACGACGACTGGGGGCGGGAGAAGCTCAAGCGCTTCCGTGAATTGGGCCTGGCGACCGAGGTCATGTGGGAACGGCCCGAGAGGGAAAAGGGCATCAGCGGAACGGATGTGCGCGCGGCCATCCGCGACGGCCTGGAATGGCGCCACCTGGTCCCGCCCGCCGTGGCGGCCCTGGTGGACCGCTGGCATCTGGCCGAACGGCTTCGGCAACGCTGA
- a CDS encoding alkaline phosphatase family protein, translating into MPDTCLLILLDGLGDRSHAGLGHRTPLQAAATPCLDRLAELGATGLYHASFLGQPLPSENAHFALFGGLPDEFPGRGALEGLGAGLDLDPKDVALLAHFAHISPDGDNRLTLLHDKVAATPDEADTLFAALPPFSRDGVTATLHPVGGLFGVLVLRGGASPFVTDTNPMVDGRLLPRPLPLRAHADDPAARRTAAFLTDYLVRAHRILADLPGNRKRERAGLIPANGLVTQRAGRLKPCPTLRERYGLRGLSIATGAMYAGLARFTGMEFLQARDTGDPGADLAERIRLALDRANDFDFIHVHTKTPDQAAHTKDPEAKVRAIESLDRGLARMADEILADTRLLLAVTADHSTPSCGALVHSGEPVPLLFAGEGVRRDKVAVFDEIAVAGGALGCMRGREFLFTVLNYLDRARLAGIHDTPDPVEYWPGDHPPFILDPQE; encoded by the coding sequence TTGCCTGATACATGCCTGCTCATCCTGCTGGACGGTCTGGGCGACCGTTCCCACGCAGGCCTCGGCCATCGCACCCCGCTCCAGGCGGCGGCCACGCCCTGCCTGGACCGCCTGGCCGAACTTGGAGCCACCGGTCTGTACCACGCGTCCTTCCTCGGCCAGCCCCTGCCCTCGGAAAACGCCCATTTCGCCCTGTTCGGCGGACTGCCCGACGAATTTCCAGGACGCGGCGCGCTGGAGGGGCTGGGCGCGGGCCTGGACCTCGATCCGAAGGACGTAGCCCTGCTCGCCCACTTTGCCCACATTAGCCCGGACGGGGACAACCGCCTGACCCTGCTCCACGACAAGGTGGCCGCCACCCCCGACGAGGCCGACACCCTATTCGCCGCCCTGCCGCCGTTTTCGCGCGACGGCGTGACCGCCACCCTCCACCCGGTGGGCGGATTGTTCGGCGTACTCGTGTTGCGCGGCGGAGCCTCGCCTTTCGTCACCGACACCAATCCTATGGTGGACGGCCGCCTCCTGCCCCGCCCCCTGCCCCTGCGGGCGCACGCCGACGATCCGGCGGCCCGGCGCACGGCCGCCTTCCTGACCGACTATCTGGTCCGGGCGCACCGCATTCTCGCGGACCTGCCCGGTAATCGGAAGCGGGAGCGGGCCGGACTGATCCCGGCCAACGGGCTGGTCACCCAGCGGGCCGGGCGGCTCAAGCCCTGCCCCACCTTGCGGGAACGGTACGGCCTACGCGGCCTGTCCATCGCCACCGGGGCCATGTACGCGGGCCTGGCCCGGTTCACGGGCATGGAATTCCTCCAGGCGCGCGACACCGGCGACCCGGGCGCGGACCTGGCCGAACGCATCCGCCTGGCCCTGGACCGGGCGAACGACTTCGATTTCATCCACGTGCACACCAAAACCCCGGATCAGGCGGCCCACACCAAGGACCCGGAAGCCAAGGTCCGGGCCATCGAATCCCTGGATCGGGGGCTCGCCCGGATGGCCGACGAAATCCTGGCCGACACGCGCCTGCTCCTGGCCGTGACCGCCGACCACTCCACCCCGAGTTGCGGCGCGCTCGTCCACTCCGGCGAACCCGTGCCCCTCTTGTTCGCGGGTGAGGGCGTACGCCGGGACAAGGTTGCGGTCTTCGACGAGATCGCCGTGGCGGGCGGGGCATTGGGCTGCATGCGCGGCCGCGAATTTCTGTTCACGGTCCTCAACTATCTCGACCGCGCCCGGCTGGCCGGCATCCACGACACCCCCGACCCGGTGGAGTATTGGCCGGGCGACCATCCCCCGTTCATCCTCGACCCCCAGGAGTGA
- a CDS encoding PHP domain-containing protein, which produces MLIDLHVHSTCSPCSVLKPSEILVNARSLGLDAVCITDHDTMSILTQCREGFQPDGLLVVVGMEYTTEQGDFLLFGDIGSLPLGLPAEVLLPEVRAMGGAVISAHPCRTWRPADPVLFDRGLCAVAEVENGRNTADENRQALQLATGYGMTFVAGSDAHSLDELGRCPTRFTVPVNSTRDLIDALNLGQCRPSAAHRSAA; this is translated from the coding sequence ATGCTGATCGACCTTCACGTACACTCCACATGTTCGCCGTGCAGCGTCCTTAAACCGTCCGAAATCCTGGTCAACGCCAGGTCTTTGGGACTTGACGCAGTTTGTATCACCGATCACGACACCATGTCCATCCTGACCCAATGCCGGGAGGGATTTCAGCCCGACGGACTGCTGGTCGTCGTGGGCATGGAGTACACCACGGAACAGGGCGATTTTCTTCTTTTCGGCGACATTGGTTCCCTGCCCTTGGGGCTGCCTGCCGAGGTTCTGCTTCCCGAGGTGCGCGCCATGGGCGGCGCGGTCATTTCCGCCCACCCCTGCCGGACCTGGCGTCCGGCCGATCCGGTCCTCTTCGACCGGGGGCTGTGCGCTGTCGCCGAGGTGGAGAACGGGCGCAACACCGCCGACGAGAACCGCCAAGCCCTGCAACTGGCCACGGGGTACGGCATGACCTTCGTGGCCGGGTCCGACGCCCACTCCCTGGACGAACTGGGCCGTTGCCCAACGCGGTTCACCGTGCCGGTCAATTCCACCCGGGACCTGATCGACGCCCTGAACCTCGGCCAGTGCCGTCCCTCGGCGGCGCACCGTTCGGCGGCCTGA
- a CDS encoding BON domain-containing protein — protein MRRFPFPVLGPLLLCLTLSSIAWTPWGAIYDSARDERSVGDQAADKKISLAIKKDLADKDSGAALKIHVYSFLKHVYLVGAINDNAFRAFAVKTAKGTEGVIRVTTYFVAESDTTADDLELAAKVRAELIGNGDLSSTQIEQEVLNGEVVLLGMVRSKADAALAVKVARSVGGVRKVTSFLIPSE, from the coding sequence ATGCGACGGTTCCCGTTTCCCGTCCTCGGCCCGCTGCTCCTGTGCCTGACCCTCTCGTCCATCGCCTGGACCCCTTGGGGGGCGATTTACGACAGTGCGCGCGACGAGCGCAGCGTGGGCGACCAGGCCGCGGACAAGAAGATATCCCTGGCGATCAAAAAGGACCTGGCGGACAAAGACTCCGGCGCGGCGCTCAAGATCCACGTCTACAGCTTCCTGAAGCACGTCTATCTGGTGGGGGCGATCAACGACAACGCGTTCCGCGCTTTTGCCGTAAAGACGGCCAAAGGAACCGAGGGCGTGATTAGGGTGACCACCTATTTCGTGGCCGAGTCGGACACGACGGCGGACGACCTGGAACTGGCGGCCAAGGTGCGCGCCGAACTCATCGGCAACGGCGACCTGAGTTCCACCCAGATCGAGCAGGAGGTTCTCAACGGCGAGGTCGTCCTGCTCGGCATGGTCCGGAGCAAGGCGGATGCGGCCCTGGCCGTGAAGGTGGCCCGGAGCGTCGGAGGCGTACGCAAGGTCACGTCCTTTCTGATCCCGTCCGAGTAG
- a CDS encoding DnaJ C-terminal domain-containing protein, whose protein sequence is MEYRDYYKLLGVSRSASKDEISKAFKKLARKYHPDLNPNNKEAEDKFKEINEAYEVLKDEKKRKLYDQFGSNWEHGQNFQPPPGYENVHFSSGGGGFGGGGGGFSDFFETIFGGGGGGFRGGFQSGGFSQGDFGGGYKPRPRRGADSEASYELSLEEAYRGGKKSITLQEQTSGPDGIPRMTTKTLEVTVPAGIKDGQKIRLAGQGNPGMNGGPKGDLYLKIRLMPHHMFKVSESDVILDLPLSPWEAALGTTARIPTLDGAVEMKIPPGIGSGKKLRIKARGLGSGAKKGDQYVRIMIQVPERLSAEERDLFEQLGKVSAFKPRTF, encoded by the coding sequence ATGGAATATAGAGACTACTACAAACTTCTCGGAGTGTCCCGCTCCGCATCCAAGGATGAGATCAGCAAGGCTTTCAAGAAGCTGGCCCGAAAGTATCACCCCGATCTCAACCCCAACAACAAGGAAGCCGAGGACAAGTTCAAGGAGATCAACGAAGCTTACGAAGTCCTCAAGGACGAGAAAAAGCGCAAGCTCTATGATCAGTTCGGCTCCAATTGGGAACACGGGCAGAACTTCCAGCCGCCGCCGGGCTACGAGAACGTCCACTTCAGCAGTGGAGGGGGCGGATTCGGCGGTGGAGGCGGGGGCTTCTCCGACTTTTTCGAGACCATCTTCGGCGGAGGAGGCGGCGGTTTTCGCGGCGGCTTCCAGTCGGGTGGCTTTTCCCAGGGCGACTTTGGTGGCGGCTACAAACCGCGTCCCCGCAGGGGCGCGGACTCGGAGGCGTCCTACGAACTCAGCCTGGAAGAAGCCTACCGGGGCGGCAAGAAGTCCATCACCCTGCAGGAGCAGACCAGCGGTCCCGACGGCATCCCGCGCATGACCACCAAGACTCTCGAAGTCACGGTGCCTGCGGGCATCAAGGACGGCCAGAAGATTCGGCTGGCGGGCCAGGGCAATCCCGGCATGAACGGCGGCCCCAAGGGAGACCTGTACCTGAAGATCCGGCTCATGCCGCATCACATGTTCAAGGTTTCCGAATCGGACGTTATCCTCGATCTGCCGCTCAGTCCCTGGGAGGCCGCGCTCGGCACGACCGCGCGCATCCCCACCCTGGACGGAGCCGTGGAGATGAAGATTCCGCCGGGCATCGGCTCGGGCAAGAAGCTGCGCATCAAGGCCCGGGGGCTCGGTTCCGGGGCCAAGAAGGGCGACCAGTACGTGCGTATCATGATCCAGGTCCCCGAGCGGCTTTCGGCCGAGGAGCGCGACCTGTTCGAACAATTGGGGAAGGTTTCGGCCTTCAAGCCGAGAACGTTCTAG
- a CDS encoding chaperone modulator CbpM, with protein MTTRKLQEMIMHMPGLNLPERSEYVAWAQLVQLTSIHPAEVSELVDLGWISPKKTGAEEYLFRLKDVYRIHKLMRLVHDLEVSVYGGSIIVDLLERVEELEVEVEELKRLV; from the coding sequence ATGACCACAAGAAAATTGCAGGAAATGATCATGCACATGCCGGGCCTGAACCTGCCCGAGCGCAGCGAATACGTGGCTTGGGCCCAGTTGGTCCAGTTGACCTCCATCCATCCCGCCGAGGTGAGCGAACTGGTCGATCTCGGCTGGATCAGCCCCAAGAAGACCGGGGCCGAGGAGTATCTGTTCCGGCTCAAGGACGTCTACCGCATTCACAAGCTCATGCGCCTGGTCCACGATCTCGAAGTCTCGGTCTACGGCGGGTCCATCATCGTGGACCTGCTTGAGCGGGTCGAGGAGCTGGAGGTCGAGGTCGAGGAGCTCAAGCGTCTCGTCTGA
- the clpB gene encoding ATP-dependent chaperone ClpB, with protein sequence MDINTFTRKTQEAVSEAQNLAIRSGHQQIDCEHLMHALVAQENGLAGQILRKLGVAPDAYLGAIDAEIAKMPSVSGSGARPDQVMVTQRMQKALVAADDMRKRMKDEYVSVEHVFTTLMDEPASSGVGRVNRQFGLDKNKVLAALEEVRGKQRVTSDNPEATYESLKKYGRDLVEEARSGKLDPVIGRDSEIRRVIRILSRRTKNNPVLIGEAGVGKTAIAEGLAQRIVKGDVPEGLKDKTVFSLDMSALIAGAKYRGEFEERLKAVLKEVAESAGQIVMFIDELHTIVGAGKTDGAMDASNILKPMLARGELHCIGATTLDEYRKYIEKDPALERRFQTVLVEEPSVEDTISILRGLRERFEVHHGVRIADGAIVEAAVLSSRYITDRQLPDKAIDLIDEAAALIRTEIDSQPYELDTANRQIMQYEIEREALKRETDKASRERLAELEKKLAELKESQSAMQAQWENEKSGIERLRALKGEIEATRREIDEAKRIPDYNRAAELEYGKLPQLEKELAERNEALETGDGPRMVREEVGPDDIAQVIAKWTGIPVSRLLEGEREKLLRLGDVLHERVIGQDQAVQAVADAVLRARAGLKDPTRPIGSFIFLGPTGVGKTELCKTLASALFDTEDNMIRIDMSEYMEKHTVARLIGAPPGYVGYDEGGQLTEAVRRKPYSVILFDEIEKAHHDVFNVLLQILDDGRLTDSHGRTVDFKNTIVIMTSNLGAEFMLDGIDESGEFKPGVEDQVREVLRRHFRPEFLNRVDETVLFRPLTQEQLIGIIDLLVNGLRSRLEDRNIGLTLTDRAKAFIAESAYDPSFGARPLHRYLQHNLETPLAKRLIGGDLADGQTVTVDERGGELVFE encoded by the coding sequence ATGGATATCAACACGTTTACCCGCAAAACCCAGGAAGCCGTCTCCGAGGCCCAGAATCTGGCCATTCGGAGCGGTCATCAGCAGATAGACTGCGAGCATCTGATGCACGCCCTGGTCGCCCAGGAAAACGGCCTGGCGGGCCAGATCCTGCGCAAGCTCGGCGTGGCTCCGGATGCCTATCTCGGAGCCATCGACGCCGAGATCGCCAAGATGCCCAGCGTGTCCGGCTCGGGCGCACGCCCGGATCAGGTCATGGTCACCCAGCGCATGCAGAAAGCCCTGGTGGCCGCCGACGACATGCGCAAGCGCATGAAGGACGAGTACGTTTCGGTGGAGCACGTCTTCACCACCCTCATGGACGAGCCCGCAAGCTCCGGCGTGGGCCGGGTCAACCGGCAGTTCGGCCTGGACAAGAACAAGGTCCTGGCCGCCCTGGAGGAGGTGCGCGGCAAGCAGCGCGTGACCTCGGACAACCCCGAGGCCACCTACGAATCCCTGAAGAAGTACGGCCGCGACCTGGTGGAGGAGGCCCGTTCGGGCAAGCTCGATCCGGTCATCGGCCGCGACTCCGAGATTCGCCGCGTCATCCGCATCCTGTCCCGCCGGACCAAGAACAACCCGGTGCTCATCGGCGAGGCGGGCGTAGGCAAGACCGCCATCGCGGAGGGGCTGGCCCAGCGCATCGTCAAGGGCGACGTGCCCGAGGGCTTGAAGGACAAGACCGTCTTTTCGCTCGACATGTCCGCGCTTATCGCCGGGGCCAAGTACCGCGGCGAGTTCGAGGAACGGCTCAAGGCCGTGCTCAAGGAGGTCGCCGAATCCGCCGGACAGATCGTCATGTTCATCGACGAACTGCACACCATCGTGGGGGCCGGCAAGACCGACGGGGCCATGGACGCGAGCAACATTCTGAAACCCATGCTGGCGCGCGGCGAACTGCATTGCATCGGCGCGACCACGCTCGACGAGTACCGTAAGTATATCGAGAAGGACCCGGCCCTGGAACGGCGTTTCCAGACCGTGCTGGTGGAAGAGCCGTCCGTGGAGGACACCATCTCCATCCTGCGCGGCCTGCGCGAGCGGTTCGAGGTACACCACGGCGTGCGTATCGCGGACGGGGCCATCGTGGAGGCGGCCGTGCTGTCCAGCCGGTATATCACCGACCGTCAGCTCCCGGACAAGGCCATCGACCTCATCGACGAGGCCGCCGCCCTGATCCGTACTGAAATTGATTCCCAGCCCTATGAGCTGGATACGGCCAACCGCCAGATCATGCAGTACGAGATCGAGCGCGAGGCCCTGAAGCGCGAGACCGACAAGGCGTCCCGCGAGCGCCTGGCCGAGCTGGAAAAGAAGCTGGCCGAACTCAAGGAATCCCAGTCCGCCATGCAGGCCCAGTGGGAGAACGAGAAGTCCGGCATCGAACGGTTGCGCGCCCTCAAGGGCGAGATCGAGGCCACCCGCCGCGAGATCGACGAGGCCAAGCGGATTCCCGACTACAACCGGGCCGCCGAGCTGGAATACGGCAAGTTGCCCCAGTTGGAGAAGGAACTGGCCGAGCGCAACGAGGCCCTGGAAACCGGCGACGGACCGCGCATGGTCAGGGAGGAGGTCGGCCCGGACGACATCGCCCAGGTCATCGCCAAGTGGACCGGCATCCCGGTTTCCCGGCTCCTGGAAGGGGAGCGCGAAAAACTGCTCCGACTGGGCGACGTCCTGCACGAGCGGGTCATCGGCCAGGACCAGGCCGTCCAGGCCGTGGCCGACGCGGTGCTCCGCGCCCGTGCCGGGCTCAAGGACCCGACCCGGCCCATCGGTTCGTTCATCTTCCTCGGCCCCACGGGCGTGGGCAAGACCGAGTTGTGCAAGACCCTGGCCTCGGCTCTGTTCGACACCGAGGATAACATGATCCGGATCGACATGTCCGAGTACATGGAGAAGCACACCGTGGCCCGGCTCATCGGCGCCCCTCCGGGCTACGTGGGCTATGACGAGGGCGGCCAATTGACCGAAGCCGTGCGGCGCAAGCCGTACTCGGTCATCCTGTTCGACGAGATCGAGAAGGCGCACCATGACGTGTTCAACGTGCTCCTGCAGATCCTGGACGATGGGCGGCTGACCGATTCGCATGGCCGTACGGTGGACTTCAAGAACACCATCGTGATCATGACCTCCAACCTCGGCGCGGAGTTCATGCTCGACGGCATCGACGAGTCCGGCGAGTTCAAGCCGGGCGTGGAGGACCAGGTCCGCGAGGTCCTGCGCCGTCACTTCCGGCCGGAGTTCCTCAACCGTGTGGACGAGACCGTGCTCTTCCGGCCGTTGACCCAGGAACAGCTCATCGGCATCATCGACCTGCTGGTGAACGGGCTGCGTTCGCGGCTCGAAGACCGCAACATCGGCCTGACCCTGACGGACCGGGCCAAGGCGTTCATCGCCGAGTCGGCCTACGACCCGTCCTTCGGCGCGCGGCCTCTGCACCGCTATCTCCAGCACAACCTGGAAACGCCGCTGGCCAAGCGCCTCATCGGCGGCGACCTGGCCGACGGCCAGACCGTGACCGTGGACGAGCGCGGCGGAGAACTGGTCTTCGAATAA
- a CDS encoding multidrug effflux MFS transporter: protein MPNLILLALLAAFPPLSTDMYLPAIPTLQAQWGITYATANLSMVLFMGVFSIFLLIHGPLSDRFGRKPVLIGGLLLFIAASVGCALAPSISFLLTFRCFQAAGAAAGASLALALSKDLYEGPRRQKILAYIGVIMALAPMLAPSIGGLMLKFASWRWIFIVQVGLALIGLYGVLRLKEPLTEFTRGGFLSVAGRYRLVLRNLPFMVLATGFALMSLPHFAFIGGSADMYINELGLSEQAFGIYFGANAIGFMLGSFVCTRMVGAYKPLNMLYATFAFLFASTILMFILGGHTPLTLAIPMFCMSLSVGFSRPISNSMILDQVDTDVGAASGILTFEIFFVAALSMQFISLDWPHKPMVLGVLGVFGTAIPLLALLAVRKRCRFN from the coding sequence ATGCCCAATCTGATCCTGCTGGCTCTGCTGGCGGCCTTCCCTCCCTTGTCCACGGACATGTATCTGCCCGCCATCCCCACCCTGCAGGCGCAGTGGGGCATCACTTACGCCACGGCCAACCTGTCCATGGTCCTGTTTATGGGCGTGTTCAGCATCTTTTTGCTTATCCATGGCCCGCTGTCCGACCGTTTCGGGCGCAAGCCGGTGCTCATAGGCGGACTGCTCCTGTTCATCGCGGCTTCCGTCGGCTGCGCTCTGGCCCCGTCCATTTCCTTTCTGCTTACGTTCCGGTGTTTTCAGGCTGCGGGCGCGGCCGCCGGGGCGTCCCTGGCCCTGGCCCTGTCCAAGGACCTCTACGAGGGGCCGCGGCGGCAGAAGATTCTGGCCTACATCGGGGTGATCATGGCCCTGGCTCCCATGCTGGCCCCGTCCATCGGCGGGCTGATGCTCAAGTTCGCCTCCTGGCGTTGGATATTCATCGTCCAGGTGGGGTTGGCCCTGATCGGCCTGTACGGCGTTCTGCGTCTCAAGGAGCCGCTCACGGAGTTCACCCGGGGCGGTTTCCTGTCCGTGGCCGGACGGTATCGGCTGGTGTTGAGGAACCTGCCGTTCATGGTCCTGGCCACCGGCTTCGCCCTCATGTCCCTGCCCCATTTCGCCTTTATCGGCGGCTCGGCGGATATGTACATCAACGAACTGGGGCTTTCCGAACAGGCCTTCGGTATCTATTTCGGGGCCAACGCCATCGGCTTCATGCTCGGGTCCTTCGTCTGCACCCGCATGGTCGGCGCGTACAAGCCCCTGAACATGCTCTACGCCACGTTCGCCTTCCTCTTCGCCTCGACTATTCTGATGTTCATCCTCGGCGGGCACACGCCCCTGACCCTGGCCATCCCCATGTTCTGCATGTCCCTGAGCGTGGGCTTTTCCAGGCCCATCTCCAACTCCATGATCCTCGACCAGGTGGACACGGATGTGGGGGCGGCTTCTGGCATACTGACCTTTGAGATATTCTTCGTGGCGGCCCTGTCCATGCAATTTATTTCTCTGGATTGGCCCCACAAGCCCATGGTCCTGGGCGTGCTCGGCGTCTTCGGCACCGCGATTCCGCTGTTGGCCCTGCTGGCCGTCAGAAAGCGCTGCCGCTTCAACTGA
- a CDS encoding alpha/beta fold hydrolase: MPVLPIPDYRPPFPFASGHLATLYPPLFRLTPLTAPEPERVELADGDFLDMDWHRSRTGETNRLVVVSHGLEGNARRKYVLGMAAMANTLGWDAACWTQRGCGDEPNRLARCYHSGETGDLHEIILHCLSTGRYGKIVLIGFSMGGNQILKYLGEAPDRVPEQVVGGVAFSTPCDLDSSERVISAHRIYFEYFMRGLREKMREKSERFPELVDASKLKGIRTLREFDNRFTAPIGGFANAADYYAKASSLQFLRAIRVPTLMVNAQNDPFLTPSCFPVTEAMSNLSLFLETPLHGGHVGFVTKDRDNVYWSERRAAAFLKTVPA, encoded by the coding sequence ATGCCCGTACTGCCCATACCCGATTATCGACCCCCGTTCCCTTTCGCCTCGGGCCACCTGGCCACCCTCTACCCGCCGCTCTTCAGGCTCACTCCCCTGACCGCGCCCGAACCCGAACGCGTGGAGCTGGCGGACGGCGATTTCCTGGACATGGACTGGCACCGCTCGCGCACCGGCGAGACCAACCGGCTGGTCGTCGTCAGCCATGGCCTGGAAGGCAACGCCCGGCGTAAATACGTGCTCGGCATGGCAGCCATGGCCAACACCCTCGGCTGGGACGCGGCCTGCTGGACCCAGCGCGGATGCGGCGACGAGCCCAACCGGCTGGCCCGCTGCTACCACTCGGGCGAGACCGGCGACCTGCACGAGATCATCCTGCACTGCCTGTCCACCGGACGTTACGGCAAGATCGTGCTCATAGGCTTTTCCATGGGCGGCAACCAGATCCTGAAATACCTGGGCGAGGCCCCGGACCGGGTGCCCGAGCAGGTGGTCGGCGGTGTGGCTTTCTCCACCCCCTGCGACCTCGACTCATCCGAGCGGGTCATCTCCGCCCACCGCATCTATTTCGAATATTTCATGCGCGGCCTGCGCGAGAAGATGCGCGAAAAAAGCGAGCGATTCCCGGAGCTGGTGGACGCCTCGAAACTCAAGGGCATCCGCACCCTGCGCGAATTCGACAACCGCTTCACTGCGCCCATCGGCGGATTCGCGAACGCGGCCGACTACTACGCCAAGGCGTCCTCCCTCCAGTTCCTGCGCGCCATCCGCGTGCCAACCCTCATGGTCAACGCCCAGAACGACCCGTTCCTGACCCCTTCCTGCTTCCCGGTGACCGAGGCAATGTCCAACCTGAGCCTGTTTCTGGAGACACCGCTCCACGGCGGGCACGTGGGCTTCGTGACCAAGGATCGGGACAACGTCTATTGGTCCGAACGGCGGGCCGCAGCCTTCCTCAAGACAGTTCCGGCCTAA